Proteins found in one Plasmodium gaboni strain SY75 chromosome 13, whole genome shotgun sequence genomic segment:
- a CDS encoding hypothetical protein (conserved Plasmodium protein, unknown function), with the protein MDLNNSFVNMKDVMNIPIQIEGNDGDNKSNKMNDNILNFDCSYENILNNDIERPQEIDCGMSCTSSFIDNNEKIINDNYNDNNYKELNIGQGENEDINHMKIEKKDIINIPDIYSKNNYNNMYNALNLSFKKNNDQIYMNKLGNINENNNEDNSNTNYMLNDNNLILNEGNIIIKNMYPVNMDHHNVCSQMHDDNEPPCILSNNDKVENEFGPKEIFSNDNFIYDESININNINNMDNINNMDNINNMDNINNMDNINNMDNINNMDNINNMNNINNMNNINNMNNINNMNNINNINNVNNSNCVHPLNAPPRKNINTKDAQDEFFNNENVDCVSKSTTYILNIGENGSICVNDIISNSNNSTIEGSKQNKNKEEKEKEREREKEHTQHNINEKNQENDEIGYINKNNMKNIMSENDNTNKENHPYNLEHNEIYKSMENEIINYKHIIFRLKCEVQIKNSYLENEKKKNEEYEKIIENYISDLNKNNNNNNNNSSSNSCSNIHLQNNISGGESLNIIEVENKQLKHALLLKSSEIIELNNVINNLKNQKMIFLNQLENELDMSIKKETEYSYLLQSQTKRLHAANTFIEKQANQIVELKKDIENLENTYNMNLKKNEKQIKELLKEKEEFLEITKELEIINIDNIKKKEEIQKYKEKCSNLTDELNELLRIISINQHDKIDTFKYHNFYENVNMDMSYNNMDESIQQGYYYFEKEKNHKIEPNNDKHTNNENILTIQLKRLIDENDILKKQYEELNNEKIQIVEELELKNIIINKKNENYTSLLDKYNILEKDFEHIHNLCIHFEEKFKQECIHNNNNINNNNNININNISFDKMNSFLNKSNFSLSELDINHSQQSEHNINHYKIYCSELKLENESLKKIVEKLKIKNNKLSKNMEYLLNDLIQTEGMNEENIQIHKNIINSQNQNNINSQHSPYMDNTHITNVYDNNHKDDNFMKETEKKYSYKQENKTYDETIDILQRNIKDNSIVTTDHIKKDNIKIDNIKKDFYCQTENIISPDKKDADCQTTNIISSDKKDSDCQTTNIISSDKKDSDCQTTNMISSDKRDSDFQTTNIISSDKKDSDCQTTNIISSDKKDTDCQTTNMISSDKKDSDCQTTNIIPPDKNHFCCQTDNILINTNKYLNKEINTDEKIVYDQQVDTKDEISFMNSSVNTEEINTSEKSVNTQIENRNIEEKNITHECIQTDKINCYIKYIQTNDVERSDKSIVTDMCGVHDFNIKKMMIKNNMLKNKKIQVTPTNMNAYAQTINTFYNNKKNKYIYNTSDEYHTDMKYLNKRNRNYSYVSSYYSSNSYNDIYKKYESSSDPYIIRKGDGKNKKKKKKKNHIKNEKDLIKYSSRDSIIMSQNNKEKIRKMYKKRKDKNIYMYNNKSVHSQGNNSNRDVESLIEILKYSSDSMDYEQKKYDNKKNCDNNFDDYDKKFCDNNFDDYDKNFCDNNFDDYDKKICDNNFDDYDENFCDNNFYFDDNNFYNKYYSRSYFSYKEKKKLLHSHTIKLKNKYVQTSHSFLDDDFFYNPKKDIQNNINHDNDSKVLKKKIREYSKDLYHTLILCENCKGFYLDMFLINIFNQYLNCYNIIIQNNNTNTDTINNMDHYFNYDSFVSNPISNNMYENKDIGNNLIVEKKQNQTTTVTKKLDPIYCSYNNVNENSQHNKNYNIENDSAEKKHADDKYHICSSPQQNDVTEKISSCYYDQENKNKKIFKIEKYIIKNIPFNIHMCTCSYVNLKYKKILIKKDESVNKKKNKSKVKSNNKSNNNNNNNKNNVEKTNTPAMNNFMCSKIFNFIHNIRKEIKQIKYIIHTMLFFKDNDPMKHMLLNNNSLNDISMCLFNYMQNGNDINNMNDMNNMNNMNNMNNVYGLNNIYGLNNYVKNKNDGDDKYKDTPDAHKKKECINYISSIDVKLSSNNNINSFYNKERNECNYNVFFDEEKQKNDNNIKDDIIINSYNNNDDNNKSIDKFNFINIHDDTHQKKENYFYNNPQKQNYDESSCLEFLGIQKKNTSIYFYKKEKIINFKEFMKNYEVKNIMIFFICCIFYLNELYIQYNKSLVTNIQPLDDNTKKETHPDDERNEIFYNKSDKININEVDNSNNTIYINDNSNNKNYSHVNNFYDQVIMPKDKTDMNTYTNNMNPLDISIFKEAEIMIEEYRACLDENKQTNILHDIVYNIILCIKNNYNYIHNVFLLFNDDITKDNILNIKYIYKLIDKYSKIDIYIKHINDCSNEKIRNTENKFKEIISNKEDLINIHKENIKNKIKLIEEKDLIIKDLILEKNILIKDKEITNNLLNELTEEKNTYFNMYMQCHQKCTTNNKNIILKDEKQEYIYINDEHNNHNKINNCINKINKLNHEIILLKKKQTNKNTNVVTKRKKKNNTSSSLCSHKSPSLSTSSSQSLSSSSSLSPSSCISSKNIYHFNQTDNQSIENANSNIIIDDNNSNTKEKKKNSVTSIILKDQTDELKDFHINENISSTINMKKINKILFLLKEKIILFIFYIFKKVYKNAYINITYIKQFYTQIINIFINMPRYICSSFIFVKENEINYNIYIKKNKNHKLYVHTNNSHILQLTDHNSSLNKQKINEKKKKKKNVQRAKAKLSDEDSSSSVSLFFDF; encoded by the exons atggacctaaataattcatttgTTAATATGAAGGATGTTATGAATATCCCTATACAAATTGAAGGAAATGATGGagataataaaagtaataaGATGAAcgataatatattaaattttgattgttcatatgaaaacattttaaataatgatattgAAAGACCACAAGAAATAGATTGTGGTATGTCATGTACTAGTTCTtttattgataataatgaaaaaataattaatgataattataatgataataattataaagaattaaatattgGCCAAGGAGAGAATGAAGATATTAATCATATGAAAATTGAAAAGAAggatataataaatatcCCTGACATTTATtctaaaaataattataataatatgtataatgCCTTAAATctttcttttaaaaaaaataatgatcaaatatatatgaacaaattaggaaatataaatgagaataataatgaggataatagtaatacgaattatatgttaaatgataacaatttaattttaaacgaaggaaatataattataaaaaatatgtatcCTGTGAATATGGATCATCATAATGTATGTTCTCAAATGCATGATGATAATGAGCCTCCATGTATTCTTAGTAATAATGATAAGGTGGAGAATGAATTTGGGCCTAAGGAAATTTTTtcaaatgataattttatttatgacgaatcaattaatataaacaatataaataatatggataatataaataatatggataatataaataatatggataatataaataatatggataatataaataatatggataatataaataatatggataacataaacaatatgaataacataaacaatatgaataacataaacaatatgaataacataaacaatatgaataacataaacaatataaataatgtgAATAATTCAAACTGTGTGCACCCATTAAATGCTCCTCCTAGAAAAAACATAAACACAAAGGATGCACAAGATGAATTCtttaataatgaaaatgtGGATTGTGTCAGCAAAAGCACGAcgtatatattaaatatagGGGAGAACGGTAGTATATGTGTAAACGATATAATATCTAATAGTAATAATTCAACAATCGAAGGAAGTAAAcagaataaaaataaagaagaaaaagaaaaagaaagagAAAGAGAAAAGGAACACACACAACATAATATCAATGAAAAGAATCaagaaaatgatgaaataggatatattaataagaataatatgaaaaatataatgtctgagaatgataatacaaataaagAGAATCATCCTTATAATCTAGAAcataatgaaatatataaatcgatggaaaatgaaattataaattataaacatataatatttcgATTAAAGTGTGAAgttcaaataaaaaatagctatttagaaaatgagaaaaaaaaaaatgaggaatatgaaaaaataatagagaattatataagtgacctaaataaaaataataataataacaataataatagtagtaGTAATAGTTGTAGTAATATACACTTGcagaataatatatctgGGGGTGAGTCATTAAACATTATTGAAGTTGAAAATAAACAACTGAAACATGCATTGTTATTAAAAAGCAGTGAAATTATCGAATTAAATAATGTCATAAACAATTTGAAGAATCAGAAAATGATTTTTTTGAATCAATTAGAAAATGAATTAGATATGAgcataaaaaaagaaacagAATATTCATATCTATTACAATCACAAACAAAACGTTTACATGCAGCTAATACATTTATAGAAAAACAAGCTAACCAAATTGTTGAGTTAAAGAAAGATATAGAAAATTTAgaaaatacatataatatgaatttaaaaaaaaatgaaaaacaaattaaagaattattaaaagagAAAGAAGAATTTCTCGAAATAACAAAAGAATtagaaattattaatatagataatataaagaaaaaagaagaaatacaaaaatataaagagAAATGTTCAAATTTAACAGATgaattaaatgaattattaagAATTATATCTATTAATCAACATGATAAAATAGATACATTTaaatatcataatttttatgaaaatgtaaatatgGATATgtcatataataatatggatgAAAGTATACAACAAggttattattattttgaaaaagaaaagaatcATAAGATAGAACCTAATAATGATAAACATacaaataatgaaaatattttaacaatacaattaaaaagattaattgatgaaaatgatatattaaaaaaacaatatgaagaattaaataatgaaaaaatacAAATCGTAGAAGAATtagaattaaaaaatattataattaataaaaaaaatgaaaattatacTTCACTTCtagataaatataatatactaGAAAAAGACTTTGAGCatatacataatttatgtattcattttgaagaaaaatttaaacaagaatgtattcataataataataatataaataataataataatataaatataaataatatatcattcGATAAAATGAATAGTTTCTTAAACAAAAGTAATTTCTCATTAAGCGAATTAGATATAAATCATAGTCAACAAAGTGAACATAATATTAatcattataaaatttattgttcagaattaaaattagaaaatgaatcattaaaaaaaatagtagagaaattaaaaataaaaaataataaactctcaaaaaatatggaaTATTTATTGAATGATTTAATACAAACAGAAGGAATgaatgaagaaaatatacaaatacacaaaaatataataaattctcaaaatcaaaataatataaattctCAACATAGTCCTTATATGGATAATACACACATAACAAATgtttatgataataatcataaaGATGATAATTTCATGAAAGAAACTGAAAAgaaatattcatataaacAAGAAAATAAGACATATGATGAAACGATTGATATATTACAAAGGAATATTAAAGATAATTCAATTGTAACAACGGATCATATcaaaaaagataatataaaaatagataatataaaaaaggaCTTTTATTGCCAAAcagaaaatattatatcacCTGACAAAAAAGACGCTGATTGTCAAAcaacaaatattatatcatcaGACAAAAAAGATTCTGATTGCCAAAcaacaaatattatatcatctGACAAAAAAGATTCTGATTGCCAAACAACAAATATGATATCATCTGACAAAAGAGATTCTGATTTCCAAAcaacaaatattatatcatctGACAAAAAAGATTCTGATTGCCAAAcaacaaatattatatcatctGACAAAAAAGACACTGATTGTCAAACAACAAATATGATATCATCTGATAAAAAAGATTCTGATTGCCAAAcaacaaatattataccACCCGATAAAAACCATTTTTGTTGCCAGACAGATAATATTCTTATCAacacaaataaatatttgaataaagaaataaatacaGATGAAAAAATTGTATATGACCAACAAGTAGACACAAAAGATGAAATTTCATTTATGAACTCTAGTGTGAATAcagaagaaataaatacaaGTGAAAAAAGTGTTAATACACAAATAgaaaatagaaatattgAGGAGAAGAATATTACACATGAATGTATACAAActgataaaataaattgttatataaaatatatacaaacAAATGATGTTGAAAGAAGTGATAAAAGTATTGTTACTGATATGTGTGGGGTACATgattttaatataaaaaaaatgatgataaaaaataatatgttaaaaaataaaaaaatacaagTAACACCTACAAATATGAATGCTTATGCACAAACtattaatacattttataataataaaaaaaataaatatatatataatacaagTGATGAATATCATACAgatatgaaatatttaaacAAACGAAATAGaaattattcatatgtaTCATCCTACTATTCTAGTAATTCTTAcaatgatatatataaaaaatatgaatcTTCAAGTGATccatatataataagaaaagGAGATggaaaaaacaaaaaaaaaaaaaaaaaaaaaaatcatataaaaaatgagaaggatttaataaaatattcttcAAGGGATAGTATTATTATGTCACagaataataaagaaaaaattagaaaaatgtataagaaaagaaaagataaaaatatatatatgtataataataaaagtgTGCATAGCCAAGGAAACAATTCAAATAGAGATGTAGAATCGTTAATAGAAATATTGAAATATTCCTCGGATAGTATGGACTATGAACAAAAgaaatatgataataaaaaaaattgtgataataattttgatgattatgataaaaaattttgtgataataattttgatgattatgataaaaatttttgtgataataattttgatgattatgataaaaaaatttgtgataataattttgatgattatgatgaaaatttttgtgataataatttctattttgatgataataatttttataataaatattattctaGGTCCTATTTTTCCtacaaagaaaaaaagaaactTTTACACTCACATACAATTaaattgaaaaataaatatgtacaAACTAGCCATTCTTTTTTGGATGatgattttttttataaccctaaaaaagatatacaaaataatattaatcaTGATAATGATTCAAaagttttaaaaaagaaaataagaGAATACTCTAAAGATTTATATCATACATTAATTTTATGTGAGAATTGTAAAGGCTTTTATCTAGATAtgtttttaataaatatatttaatcAATATCTGAattgttataatattataattcaaaataataatacaaacactgatacaataaataatatggatcattattttaattatgaTTCTTTTGTAAGTAACCCTATttctaataatatgtatgaaaataaagacataggaaataatttaattgttgaaaaaaaacaaaaccAAACAACTACAGTAACTAAAAAATTAGATCCTATTtattgttcatataataatgtgaATGAAAATTCAcaacataataaaaattataatattgaaaatgATTCAGCCGAGAAAAAACATGCTGATGataaatatcatatatgTTCTTCTCCTCAACAAAATGATGTTACTGAGAAAATATCTAGTTGTTATTATGATCAagagaataaaaataaaaaaatatttaaaattgaaaaatatataataaaaaatattccttttaatatacatatgtgTACATGTTCTTATGTTaatttgaaatataaaaagattcttattaaaaaagatgaatctgtgaacaagaaaaaaaataagtCAAAAGtaaaaagtaataataaaagtaataataacaataataataataaaaataatgttgAAAAAACCAACACTCCTGCTATGAACAATTTTATGTGTagtaaaatatttaattttattcataacataagaaaagaaataaaacaaataaaatatatcattcatactatgttattttttaaagacAATGATCCTATGAAACACATGCTTCTAAATAATAACAGTTTGAATGATATATCTATGtgtttatttaattatatgcAAAATGgaaatgatattaataatatgaatgatatgaataatatgaataatatgaataatatgaataatgtatatggtttgaacaatatatatggtttgaataattatgtaaagaataaaaatgatggtgatgataaatataaggACACACCAGATGCccataaaaaaaaagaatgcattaattatatatcatcaaTAGATGTTAAATTATCgagtaataataatataaatagttTTTATAATAAGGAGAGAAATGAATGTAATTATAATGTATTTTTTGATGAGGAAAAACAgaaaaatgataataacataaaggatgatataataataaatagttacaacaataatgatgataataataaaagtataGACAAAttcaattttattaatattcaTGATGATACTcatcaaaaaaaagaaaattatttttataataatccACAGAAACAAAACTACGATGAATCATCCTGTTTAGAATTTTTGGGtatccaaaaaaaaaatacatcaatatatttttataaaaaagagaaaattataaattttaaagaatttatgaaaaattatgaagtgaagaatattatgattttttttatttgttgtatattttatttaaatgaattatacatacaatataataaatcGCTAGTCACAAATATTCAACCTCTTGAtgataatacaaaaaaagaaactCATCCAGACGATGAAAGGAATGAAATTTTTTACAACAAGAgtgataaaataaatattaatgagGTGGATAATTCAAACAATacaatttatataaatgataattcaaataataaaaattatagCCATGTCAACAATTTTTACGATCAGGTAATTATGCCAAAAGATAAAACAGATATGAATACATACACAAACAATATGAACCCATTAGATATTTCAATTTTTAAAGAAGCTGAAATTATGATTGAAGAATATCGTGCATGTCTTGATGAGAACAAACAGACAAATATACTACATGATATagtttataatattatattatgtataaaaaataattataattatatacataatgtatttttattattcaatgatgatataacaaaagataatatattaaatataaaatatatttataaattaatagACAAGTATTCaaaaatagatatatatataaaacatattaatGATTGTTctaatgaaaaaataagaaatacagaaaataaatttaaagaaataatttCAAACAAAGAAGATCtgataaatattcataaagaaaatattaaaaataaaattaaattaattgaagaaaaagatttaattattaaagatctaatattagaaaaaaatattttaataaaagataaagaaattacaaataatttattaaacGAACTTACAgaggaaaaaaatacatattttaatatgtatatgcAATGTCATCAAAAATGCACAactaataataaaaatataatactaAAAGATGAGAAACaggaatatatatatataaatgatgaacataataatcataacaaaataaataattgtataaataaaattaacaAACTAAATCatgaaattatattattaaaaaaaaaacaaacaaacaaaaataCAAATGTAGTAActaaaagaaaaaagaaaaataatacatcATCTTCTCTGTGTTCACATAAGTCACCATCATTGTCAACATCATCGTCACaatcattatcatcatcatcgTCATTGTCACCATCATCGTGCATATCATCTAAAAACATTTATCATTTCAACCAAACAGATAATCAAAGTATTGAAAATGCAAATTCAAATATCATTAtagatgataataattcaaatacaaaagaaaaaaaaaaaaattctgTAACAagtattattttaaaagatcAAACTGATGAATTAAAAGATTTCcatataaatgaaaatatcTCATCtacaataaatatgaaaaaaattaataaaatcttatttcttttaaaagaaaaaattatcctttttattttctatatatttaaaaaggtttataaaaatgcttatattaatattacatatattaaacaattttatacacaaattataaatatttttattaatatgcccagatatatttgttcttctttcatatttgtaaaagaaaatgaaataaattataatatatatattaaaaaaaataaaaatcataaattatatgtacaCACAAATAATAGCCACATCCTACAGCTAACTGATCATAATTCTTcattaaataaacaaaaaattaatgaaaaaaaaaaaaaaaaaaaaaatgtacaACGGGCGAAAGCAAAACTGTCTGATGAG GATTCATCTAGCAGTGTATCTCTGTTCTTTgatttttaa
- a CDS encoding hypothetical protein (conserved Plasmodium protein, unknown function) has product MMINYLKRIQGKFIPGFINHKIVGNLNKINTNTHNDVIENINVKQESDVSHIGENIDVGNIDYKYCPYLKPLEIKGIKRADRKFDYNSSYSFMNKQKDFTEKFKTSLFTKYLYNGMKIPLPPKRYKISQYVDVRLDMFSPLIITCLICFPFFFTRFMWSVEHA; this is encoded by the exons atgatgataaattatttgaaaaGAATTCAGGGTAAATTTATACCTGGTTTTATAAATCATAAG ATAGTAGgaaatttaaataaaattaatacaAACACACATAATGATGTTATTGagaatataaatgtaaaacAAGAGAGTGATGTGTCACATATAGGTGAAAATATAGACGTAGGAAATATAGATTATAAATACTGTCCATATTTAAAACCATTAGAAATTAAAGGTATTAAAAGAGCTGATAGAAAGTTTGATTATAATAGTAGTTATAGCTTTATGAATAAACAAAAAGATTTTACAGAAAAATTTAAAACAAGtttatttacaaaatatttatataatggAATGAAAATACCTTTACCACCAAAGAGATATAAAATATCGcaatat gTGGATGTTAGATTAGACATGTTCTCACctttaataataacatgTCTTATATGCTTCCCATTTTTCTTTACAAGATTTAT gTGGTCAGTCGAACACGCATAA